The Corythoichthys intestinalis isolate RoL2023-P3 chromosome 2, ASM3026506v1, whole genome shotgun sequence DNA segment aagtgacctgtaaatgccctgaacatcggacagaatgactgtgaatgctctggtttccaatgaatgaacgttcccagtctaaatggattgagcgtcgagcaccgtagattcagccttagagttaactgagacactatcatGGTGGTAGATTTTTgttgcaacttgttggttcatttttattttatttttttcttaatacattgacacttttttaaaatgatatcttgattcttggcaggagcatatcaataaccttttgggatacaaagtatcacgatatatcacgatTTCGATGTTTTGTCACATCCCTATTAGTAACAGTGTGGTCATTGTCAAAACGGTTAATTTCTAAAGCAATTCTGGTTTCtggatcaccatcaatggcagccagtgagctaatgcAAGTGTTTGTGTTGCAGGGTTTGTGTGTCTACCTGCTGAAGTGTGTTCCAGACGCAGCACGCAGAGGTGTAGTCGTTGGCTTTGACACCAGGGGACAGCCTGAGAGCGGCTGTAGTAGTCAGAGGTAATTAGAACTTCAGTGTGTTGCCATGAAATCTCACTATTCCTGTTGTTGTGGAAACAGatcatttattgctgtatatatcgcCATGGAAACTACATATTTTTAGCCTAGCAATTCCATGGACATGCACATTTATTACAGTATTGCATTTGAAACTGCAGATTTACAGTTGCTACTGTCGCCATGGGAACATAGCAGTGTCAGAACGTTTGTGCGATGTTTTCAGGCTGGCGTCATTAACGGCAGCAGTCTTGCTGAGCAGAGATGTTGGCGTGCATCTTTTTTCCAGCTATGTGCCCACTCCATATGTGGTGAGCAAATGTGAGGTTTTTGACATAATCTCCTATGGCAGGACTGGCATGTGTGACTTCTGGTTGTGTGCTATAGCCCTTCGCCGTCAAGGAGCTAGGTGCGGCGGCGGGCGTGATGATTACAGCGTCTCACAATCCCAAAGAGGACAACGGATACAAGGTATATTGGTCAAACGGCGCTCAGGTGACTGCGCCACATGACGCCGCCATCATGGCGTGCGTGAAGGAGCATCAGGAGCCCTGGGGCGCCGCCTGCTGGGACGTCACGCTGGCACAGAGCAGTCCGCTGCGGAGCGACCCGCTGAAGCGCGTGGACGATGCTTACATGCAAACCCTCACCAGCCTCTGCTGGAACAGGTGAGAGAGTTTGTGAAAAGTACGATGATGGCTGGTGTTGTGGAAACAGCGCATTTACTGTGGTGTGTGTTGCCATGAAAACAGCACGTTTACTTGACGAGTGTGTAGCTGTGTGAGGGGGCGGGACCTCCCCTGAGCTGTGAGATCAAGTGACGTGCGAATGCGTGCAGGGAGGCGAATTCGAGGTGTCCCCTCAAGTTTGTGCACTCGTCATTCCACGGCGTCGCTCATGACTTTGTCCGACGGGCCTTCGCCGCCTTTGGATTTGATCGGCCGCCCATTCCTGTCCCAGAGCAGAAAGACCCCGATCCACAATTCCCGACTGTACACGTCCCCAACCCCGAGGAAGGTCACTCAGTCCTGGTAAGATGCCATTTTGTTCTTCTTTGTCCTATTTTTCTCCTTCCTCCCTTTTTGTTTCCAGGAGCTGTCTATCCGTCTGGCCGAGCAGGAGAATGCCACCGTGGTCCTGGCGACCGATCCTGACGCCGATCGCTTGGCAGTGGCGGAGCAGACCAACAGCCGTGAGTGGAAGGTGTTTTCGGGAAACGAGCTGGCAGCGTTGCTGTCGTGGTGGATGTTGTCAGCATGGAAGCACACGCATGGCGATTGCGCTGACCTGCAGGACGTCTATATGCTCACCACCGCCGTCTCCTCCAGGATTCTCCACGCCCTCGCCCGCCAGGAAGGATTCAAGGTAGAGGTAAGTCTCAACCAATGTCGGCGATGATGGCGAGCGCTTTGACAAACGCTGGGTTGAGAATATTAGGCTTAATCAATGTTACGAACACCCTTAATAgtgatattaggggtgtgacaatatggtaatcccgccaagaatcgatgtaTCTGTTTAAAACGATATGTGTCACTGTTTTAAGAAAGGAACCGGCAGGTTGCTACCATAATTTGCACGGTGTCAATGTTAACTCcttggctgcctttgacagcgctagatgaccaattcattttgactgggagtctgCCCATCCCAGTCAGAATAATTTGGAAgtctagcgctgtcagtggcactcAAACATGAGCATTTAAAACCAGTGCTCccaattttaaatgaattggacacgaTCATTCTTAAAATTGTTGcaattaggggtgggaacctcttgggaccttatgatacgatttgcgagacAAAGCTCACCATAACGATGATCtaatgatatggcgatacaacgattattgatacattggtcaggaaatcattctaggatattctgaaaaacaactaatacacagaaaaacaagctattttcatccctctgctgtaagtttatcactaTTAGATGAATTTGACCTGGgaaggtggcagcaaatgaacccctCCAAATTCAAATGGGCTCCTCCCACTTCTCTGGCCATCAGCAACAGCAGCCAATGCAagcaacgaggtaattttgggccatttcaggcatttagctgttgattttaagtcacttcctgttgattttgggttacagtacAGGAAATGACACAGGAATGAATAaacagtagaggtgggaatctttgggcacctaatgattcaattacgattcagaggctacgattcgattataaatcgattattgatgcacccagcTATTACCGTAGTtgctttaaatgttttgtacattagttacaaaaattgtacaaaaatcctctcaggcttaaataaacatatatttcagtatcaagttaacagttcaaaacagtagataaaatactcaagtccccattctgtatcagcagctttaaactacattcaattaatttaatgttgtgaatcaaccgttaaagttgttaaaattgctcccattattccataatttcccttctgtctactttcgacatgtgaaagttctaGAACTGTTTcagcatttaaagatggattcaagtcaagattttgccgatttaggagtattttagataaaaagttacttaggtttggtAGGAAGGTTCTTTAcagcagagccttcctgagaagtctactgcttt contains these protein-coding regions:
- the pgm2l1 gene encoding glucose 1,6-bisphosphate synthase, with the translated sequence MSDAERNDRIGEAEQRPPSCGDEKLDEALRRWMRWDKNEWTRAQTAALLESVSVSELRGRFCSTLSFGTAGLRAPMGAGFNRINDLTVIQSTQGLCVYLLKCVPDAARRGVVVGFDTRGQPESGCSSQRLASLTAAVLLSRDVGVHLFSSYVPTPYVPFAVKELGAAAGVMITASHNPKEDNGYKVYWSNGAQVTAPHDAAIMACVKEHQEPWGAACWDVTLAQSSPLRSDPLKRVDDAYMQTLTSLCWNREANSRCPLKFVHSSFHGVAHDFVRRAFAAFGFDRPPIPVPEQKDPDPQFPTVHVPNPEEGHSVLELSIRLAEQENATVVLATDPDADRLAVAEQTNSREWKVFSGNELAALLSWWMLSAWKHTHGDCADLQDVYMLTTAVSSRILHALARQEGFKVEETLPGFKWIGNRIQELTAVGKTVLFAFEESIGFLCGSLIPEKDGVSTAAVMAEMASFLHERNLSFQQQLHNIYQMYGYHLSRTSYVTCNDTVAIRRIFTRIRDFESSGTYPNTCGGIRVVNVRDVNTGYDSSQTDNRSVLPVSRSGHMVTFMLENGVVATLRTSGTEPKIKIYTELCTVPGTSEVSGLEAELQKVTDALLEDFLEPEKNNLIRRVV